In the Arachis ipaensis cultivar K30076 chromosome B10, Araip1.1, whole genome shotgun sequence genome, one interval contains:
- the LOC107620538 gene encoding uncharacterized protein LOC107620538 codes for MANLANTMEANAAATLQAAQRLGQPTGNGDRNGDNLGGAPMTLVTFLKVYPLTFKGLTNPTKADNWFQAMERALQAQHVPNNQYVEFAAYQLLEEAQHWWQAECRLLQLQNADVPWEVFRTAFYKKYFPESTREAKEIELMKLKQGSLSMADYTNRFQELYRFSKASQGAPETYESWKCVQYQRGLKDNIMSTVPPMEIRIFSDLVNKARVVEEQAKTVASSRDTHGGNTSRERDDYLRSRGQDFKRYGKGKRSRAYPPI; via the coding sequence ATGGCAAATCTTGCGAACACCATGGAGGcgaatgctgctgcgactctACAAGCTGcgcagaggttaggccaaccgaCGGGGAATGGAGACAGAAATGGTGATAACTTGGGAGGTGCTCCGATGACCCTAGTTACGTTTCTGAAAGTTTACCCACTGACTTTCAAAGGATTGACCAATCCCACGAAAGCGGATAACTGGTTCCAAGCTATGGAGCGTGCACTGCAAGCACAGCATGTCCCGAACAACCAATACGTGGAGTTTGCTGCTTATCAGCTTCTGGAAGAGGCCCAGCATTGGTGGCAGGCAGAATGCCGCTTGCTCCAACTTCAGAACGCCGATGTTCCTTGGGAGGTATTCCGAACagccttctacaagaagtactttcctgaGTCTACAAGGGAAGCGAAGGAGATAGAACTTATgaagctgaagcaaggttccttaTCTATGGCGGACTATACCAACCGATTTCAGGAACTCTATAGGTTTTCTAAGGCATCTCAGGGTGCCCCGGAGACCTATGAAAGTTGGAAGTGTGTCCAGTATCAAAGGGGCTTGAAGGACAACATCATGTCTACTGTGCCTCCCATGGAGATTCGGATTTTCTCCGATCTGGTGAACAAGGCAAGAGTGGTTGAGGAACAAGCAAAGACGGTAGCCTCGTCAAGGGACACTCATGGGGGCAACACTAGTAGGGAACGCGACGATTACCTTAGGTCAAGGGGACAGGACTTCAAGAGATATGGTAAAGGGAAGCGGTCAAGAGCTTACCCCCCAATATGA